A portion of the Tindallia magadiensis genome contains these proteins:
- a CDS encoding DUF2225 domain-containing protein: protein MDQYLFDKNLDCPVCANNFTTKKPRLRKIPVDKKDTDFHIWYKEINPVYYNVWVCSNCGFSATESEFKKLSKEEKTIILKNISLKWNKRDFSGVRTIEMALESHKLALIIGQMLNKSKGYLGSLCLRIAWLYRETENEEKENIYLKSALEHLENAYTNEAFPIAGLDEVSLSYLIGELKRLNGDPQNAIFWFSRALDHPDIKYKRMIQLKAREQWQLARDAYKKKKGETLDG from the coding sequence ATGGATCAATATTTATTTGATAAAAACCTTGACTGTCCAGTATGTGCAAATAATTTTACTACTAAAAAACCTCGATTAAGAAAGATTCCTGTTGATAAAAAAGATACGGATTTTCACATATGGTATAAAGAGATAAATCCGGTTTACTATAATGTGTGGGTTTGTTCAAATTGCGGTTTTAGTGCTACGGAGAGTGAGTTCAAAAAACTCTCAAAAGAAGAGAAAACAATTATATTGAAAAATATAAGCCTTAAATGGAATAAACGGGATTTTAGTGGTGTAAGAACGATTGAAATGGCACTGGAGTCACATAAATTAGCACTGATCATTGGGCAGATGCTTAATAAGTCAAAAGGGTATTTAGGGAGTTTATGCCTTCGGATAGCATGGTTATATAGAGAGACTGAAAATGAAGAAAAGGAAAACATATATTTGAAAAGTGCTCTTGAACATTTAGAAAATGCATATACAAACGAAGCTTTTCCAATAGCAGGGCTTGATGAAGTCTCACTCTCTTATTTAATTGGAGAACTAAAGCGTTTGAATGGAGATCCTCAAAATGCGATTTTCTGGTTTAGCAGAGCCTTAGATCATCCAGATATTAAGTATAAAAGAATGATTCAGTTAAAAGCAAGAGAACAATGGCAACTGGCAAGGGACGCTTATAAAAAGAAAAAAGGAGAAACGTTGGATGGATAA
- a CDS encoding FecCD family ABC transporter permease — translation MKLLSAKSYFYLMIPMAGIVIITASSIGAANISILEGFQIVMAHVPYIKDFVDIDHISDAATSIIIFVRLPRVLLAFLVGLGLSVVGVSMQGMLRNPLADPYIIGTSSGAALGASLAIVLKLNHTFLGFGMVSVFAFLGALLSTGIVYQLARRSGKVPTTTLLLAGIATGQFFSAALSFIMVIASRDVSTIVYWTMGSFSARGWHHVSLVIVPMVLGTFFLIFHAKDLNLLLIGEETAQNTGVNVEKTKISILIISTLMTAFAVSVSGIIGFVGLIIPHITRVLIGPDHRVLIPACGLLGGIFLVTADTFSRTIIAPTELPVGIITALAGAPFFVYLLRKARKIE, via the coding sequence ATGAAGTTGCTATCGGCAAAAAGCTATTTTTATTTGATGATACCGATGGCGGGAATAGTCATTATTACAGCATCATCCATCGGAGCTGCAAATATTTCGATTTTAGAAGGTTTTCAAATAGTTATGGCTCATGTTCCGTATATCAAGGATTTTGTCGATATCGATCATATATCTGATGCGGCTACCTCTATTATTATTTTTGTTCGTTTACCAAGAGTATTGTTAGCGTTCCTAGTTGGACTGGGTTTATCGGTTGTTGGAGTCTCTATGCAAGGAATGTTAAGAAATCCGTTGGCAGATCCATACATTATAGGCACTTCTTCAGGGGCAGCTCTAGGTGCTTCATTGGCAATAGTGTTGAAGTTAAATCATACATTTCTAGGATTTGGAATGGTTTCGGTTTTTGCATTTTTAGGAGCTCTATTATCTACAGGCATTGTTTATCAGCTAGCACGTCGTTCGGGCAAAGTTCCTACCACCACCTTGTTATTGGCAGGAATTGCAACGGGGCAATTTTTTAGTGCAGCGTTGTCATTTATAATGGTCATTGCATCTCGCGATGTTTCAACTATTGTATACTGGACAATGGGAAGTTTTTCAGCTAGAGGGTGGCATCATGTAAGCCTTGTTATTGTTCCTATGGTATTGGGAACTTTTTTTCTTATTTTTCATGCGAAAGATCTGAACCTATTGCTGATTGGTGAGGAAACTGCTCAAAATACAGGAGTGAATGTCGAAAAAACAAAGATTAGCATACTAATTATTAGTACGCTAATGACTGCTTTTGCTGTTTCTGTTAGTGGTATCATTGGTTTTGTTGGCTTGATAATACCTCATATAACAAGGGTGCTAATTGGACCTGATCATAGAGTGTTGATTCCTGCGTGTGGTTTGTTAGGTGGGATTTTTTTGGTGACAGCCGATACTTTTTCGCGTACAATCATAGCACCAACAGAGTTGCCAGTAGGGATCATAACGGCTTTAGCAGGAGCACCTTTTTTTGTTTACTTGTTAAGAAAAGCAAGAAAAATAGAATAG
- a CDS encoding methylated-DNA--[protein]-cysteine S-methyltransferase: protein MDKKMVFRHDIKDFKFYIEASCVGLTRLQILSIDAEKTMPNTFDNKKNNLKKTHAIIQKTVEQLEEYLNGSLKEFDVPVDPEGTNFQKQVWNALREIPFGNVLSYKTIAEKIENPNAYRAVGMANNKNPIQIIIPCHRVVGMSNHLTGFGSGIDVKKKLLLLEGHRINSMMVLEDNIWT, encoded by the coding sequence ATGGATAAGAAGATGGTGTTTAGGCATGATATAAAAGATTTTAAATTTTATATAGAAGCGTCTTGTGTTGGACTTACAAGACTACAAATACTTTCTATAGATGCGGAAAAAACAATGCCTAACACCTTTGATAATAAAAAGAACAATCTAAAGAAGACTCATGCTATTATTCAAAAGACGGTTGAGCAGCTGGAGGAATATCTAAATGGTTCACTAAAAGAATTTGATGTTCCGGTAGATCCTGAAGGAACAAACTTTCAAAAGCAAGTTTGGAATGCTTTAAGAGAAATTCCTTTTGGTAATGTTCTTTCTTATAAAACAATTGCTGAAAAAATAGAGAATCCTAACGCTTATAGAGCTGTTGGTATGGCTAATAATAAAAATCCAATACAAATTATTATTCCTTGTCATAGAGTGGTTGGAATGAGTAACCATTTAACAGGTTTTGGAAGCGGCATTGATGTAAAGAAAAAATTATTATTATTGGAAGGACACAGAATAAATTCGATGATGGTATTGGAGGATAATATATGGACTTAA
- a CDS encoding ABC transporter substrate-binding protein → MKKFARYLLVVSLLVISLIVSACGDGDKEVMVNEASLNETMETDNDLQRIISLSPSQTENLFALGLDDSVIGVSDYCDYPQEVFEKEKLGSSWTINVERIIELKPDIVFVYGESHEEALELMRELNIKVVNVEPENVEEVFESIIKTGELTGKSNEAYEIVKALRVEKRKIVERVNELEPIPVFYQVWDEPLQTAGPESFIHELITLAGGYNIARNTEGAYPMYSVEALIEENPEIYFMPPHVADFDNMTEEIANSLREEVKNRPGYDQIKAIQNDRIELLEPNIVSRPGVRVIEGLEIFASAMHPEEF, encoded by the coding sequence ATGAAGAAATTTGCTCGGTATTTGCTGGTTGTTAGTTTGCTCGTTATTTCATTGATAGTAAGTGCTTGTGGTGATGGTGATAAAGAAGTAATGGTAAATGAGGCATCTTTAAATGAAACAATGGAGACGGATAACGATTTACAGCGCATTATTTCTTTATCACCTAGTCAAACTGAAAATCTATTTGCTCTAGGGTTAGATGATTCAGTGATTGGAGTTTCTGATTATTGTGATTATCCGCAAGAAGTTTTTGAAAAAGAAAAACTAGGAAGCTCGTGGACCATAAATGTCGAAAGAATTATTGAATTAAAGCCGGATATTGTTTTTGTTTATGGAGAATCTCATGAAGAGGCATTGGAACTGATGAGAGAGTTAAATATAAAAGTTGTTAACGTAGAGCCTGAAAATGTAGAAGAAGTTTTTGAATCAATTATTAAAACTGGTGAACTAACAGGAAAAAGCAATGAAGCATATGAAATTGTAAAAGCACTAAGAGTTGAAAAAAGAAAAATTGTAGAAAGAGTTAATGAATTAGAACCTATTCCGGTATTTTATCAGGTTTGGGATGAACCGCTCCAAACAGCAGGACCGGAGTCCTTTATTCATGAATTGATAACATTAGCAGGCGGTTATAATATTGCACGAAATACAGAAGGTGCTTATCCTATGTATAGTGTTGAAGCGTTAATTGAAGAAAATCCTGAAATATACTTTATGCCACCTCATGTGGCCGATTTTGATAATATGACTGAAGAAATAGCGAATTCATTAAGAGAAGAAGTTAAAAATCGCCCTGGCTATGACCAGATTAAAGCTATTCAAAATGATCGTATAGAATTATTAGAGCCCAATATTGTTTCAAGACCAGGTGTTCGCGTGATTGAAGGACTCGAGATCTTTGCATCCGCCATGCATCCAGAGGAGTTTTAA
- a CDS encoding histidine phosphatase family protein, with the protein MDLIMVRHGETEDNVKQKMSGWTDTPLNLNGIRQAHIVAQRLKNLSVDRVLSSDLNRAVKTAEIIAQHQSEEIPHEKVIGFREMNFGQLEQLSMQEIEQHYNQEYKKIYTEDKYTFPEGENLNTFHKRVIDTLTAYLQRNRKDENMLIVAHSGTIRCMLTHLVIGNIDGHWRFAVDHCGITVIKNVLEYPYIKKLNDTCHFDHQEGQE; encoded by the coding sequence ATGGACCTTATTATGGTGAGGCACGGAGAAACAGAAGACAATGTAAAGCAGAAGATGAGTGGCTGGACAGATACGCCCCTGAACTTGAACGGTATTCGTCAAGCCCATATTGTTGCCCAAAGGTTGAAGAACTTATCTGTTGACAGGGTGCTTTCTAGCGATTTAAATCGTGCTGTTAAAACAGCAGAAATTATTGCGCAACACCAGTCAGAAGAAATTCCTCATGAAAAAGTCATAGGGTTTCGAGAGATGAATTTTGGGCAGCTAGAACAGTTAAGTATGCAAGAAATTGAACAGCATTACAATCAAGAGTACAAAAAAATTTATACAGAAGATAAGTATACGTTTCCTGAAGGTGAAAACTTAAACACGTTTCATAAAAGAGTGATTGACACCTTAACTGCTTATTTACAAAGAAATAGAAAAGATGAAAACATGTTAATTGTGGCACATTCGGGAACCATTAGATGCATGCTTACACACCTTGTCATCGGGAATATTGATGGGCATTGGCGCTTCGCTGTTGATCATTGTGGGATCACAGTAATAAAAAATGTTTTAGAATATCCATATATTAAAAAACTAAATGATACTTGTCATTTTGATCATCAGGAGGGACAGGAATGA
- the cobS gene encoding adenosylcobinamide-GDP ribazoletransferase, whose translation MKHIMQAITFLTTLPFTDHTEWKNTDYKNMAFFPLAGMAIGGLLCLTDWLLNPYLSTSVLAVMLLSINFLLTGGIHIDGLADTADGYFSGKKKKDILEIMKDSRLGTHGVVCIILVCLMKFTLLVAIPTSIRLWTIFLMPIFGRLSLVLGAYRSTYARESGLGHFYIGRITVKEVLIATMISLSMIYFLPIAGSFLIPLWMLTISFKILLKKKIGGMTGDTLGALLELTETLFLLWIVLIFGGR comes from the coding sequence ATGAAACATATCATGCAGGCAATAACATTTCTAACAACACTTCCATTTACTGATCATACAGAATGGAAGAATACTGATTATAAAAATATGGCTTTTTTTCCTTTAGCAGGGATGGCGATAGGAGGGCTATTGTGTCTCACTGATTGGCTTCTAAACCCTTATCTATCCACTTCGGTACTTGCTGTGATGTTACTATCAATCAATTTTCTTTTAACGGGAGGAATTCATATTGATGGGCTAGCTGATACAGCAGATGGCTATTTTTCTGGAAAAAAGAAAAAGGATATTTTAGAAATTATGAAGGACAGTCGTCTGGGCACTCATGGTGTCGTGTGCATTATATTAGTTTGCTTGATGAAATTTACATTACTTGTAGCGATACCCACATCAATTAGATTATGGACAATCTTCTTGATGCCAATATTTGGAAGACTATCTTTGGTTTTAGGTGCTTATCGATCTACCTATGCTAGAGAATCTGGGTTAGGACATTTTTACATTGGAAGAATTACGGTGAAAGAAGTTCTAATAGCAACGATGATTTCATTATCGATGATTTATTTTTTACCAATAGCAGGGAGTTTTTTAATACCTTTATGGATGCTAACCATATCATTTAAAATTTTATTGAAAAAAAAAATTGGTGGTATGACAGGAGATACGCTTGGAGCGCTTCTGGAATTAACAGAAACACTCTTTTTATTATGGATCGTTTTAATCTTTGGTGGAAGGTAG
- a CDS encoding cobyric acid synthase gives MKNRSIMLQGTASSVGKSVLTAALCRIFKEDGFDSMPFKSQNMALNSYITEEGLEMGRAQVCQAEAAMVKPEVSMNPILLKPTGEKNAQVIVNGKVYGNMSASEYHQFKPKLKKIILSAFDELQKKADVIVIEGAGSPAEINLKDNDIVNMGMAKMVDAPVLLVGDIDRGGVFASIYGTIMLLDEDERKRVKGLLINKFRGDRKILDPGLKQLEALTGIPVLGVIPYGKFDIEEEDGEAERLKSNSLSDEKVDVCVIRLPRISNFTDFHWLEKHPLVNIRFVEDPGLLGRPDLIIIPGTKNTLEDLLFLKKKGLDKSILSARDKGSSVVGICGGFQILGKKLLDPHGVESDIKELEGLGLLNVETIFGREKITKQTRAEIIFENLDNTMKNISVEGYEIHMGQTTLNDGAKPFAEIKDSQEFAVRYDGAISGDGKVWGTYLHGIFDNEEFNNALLKFLSHELNMDEIQKRGSFKSYKEEQYAILAKTVRESIDMERIYEILEENS, from the coding sequence ATGAAAAATAGATCTATTATGCTACAAGGTACCGCGTCTTCTGTAGGGAAAAGTGTATTGACAGCTGCATTATGTAGGATTTTTAAGGAAGATGGCTTTGATTCAATGCCTTTTAAGTCTCAGAATATGGCATTAAACTCCTATATTACAGAAGAAGGTTTAGAGATGGGACGTGCACAAGTTTGTCAAGCGGAAGCGGCAATGGTAAAACCAGAAGTTAGCATGAACCCTATTCTATTAAAGCCTACAGGCGAAAAAAATGCTCAAGTAATTGTGAATGGTAAAGTATATGGTAATATGAGCGCATCAGAGTATCATCAATTTAAACCGAAGCTTAAAAAGATTATTTTAAGTGCTTTTGATGAACTCCAAAAAAAAGCAGATGTGATCGTTATTGAAGGAGCAGGAAGTCCAGCGGAAATAAATCTTAAAGATAACGATATTGTTAATATGGGCATGGCTAAAATGGTGGATGCTCCAGTACTTCTCGTTGGTGATATTGATCGTGGTGGTGTGTTTGCTTCAATTTATGGAACGATTATGCTCCTTGATGAAGATGAAAGAAAAAGAGTGAAAGGCCTACTGATTAATAAGTTTCGTGGTGATAGAAAAATATTAGATCCAGGGTTAAAACAGTTAGAAGCATTAACGGGTATTCCTGTGTTAGGCGTTATTCCATATGGGAAATTTGATATAGAGGAAGAAGATGGCGAAGCTGAACGGCTAAAATCAAATTCTTTATCCGATGAAAAAGTAGATGTATGTGTCATAAGGCTACCAAGGATTTCAAATTTTACCGATTTTCATTGGTTGGAAAAACATCCATTGGTTAACATTCGGTTTGTTGAAGATCCTGGGTTATTGGGAAGACCGGATTTAATCATTATCCCCGGAACAAAGAACACACTTGAAGATTTGCTGTTTTTAAAAAAGAAAGGATTAGATAAATCTATTTTATCAGCAAGAGATAAGGGTTCTTCGGTTGTGGGGATATGCGGTGGTTTTCAAATACTAGGAAAAAAACTGTTGGATCCACACGGGGTGGAAAGTGATATTAAAGAATTAGAAGGACTGGGACTGTTAAACGTTGAAACAATATTTGGTAGAGAGAAGATAACCAAACAAACAAGAGCTGAAATTATTTTTGAAAACTTAGACAATACAATGAAAAATATTTCTGTAGAAGGTTATGAAATTCATATGGGACAAACAACACTAAATGATGGAGCGAAACCATTTGCTGAAATAAAAGACAGTCAAGAGTTTGCTGTTCGCTATGATGGGGCGATATCAGGTGATGGGAAAGTATGGGGAACTTATCTGCATGGAATATTTGATAACGAAGAGTTTAATAATGCATTGCTAAAGTTTTTATCGCATGAATTAAATATGGATGAGATTCAAAAAAGAGGTTCCTTTAAATCTTATAAGGAGGAGCAGTATGCTATCTTAGCTAAAACAGTTCGGGAATCAATTGACATGGAAAGAATATATGAGATTTTGGAGGAAAATTCATAA
- a CDS encoding VanW family protein: MNISEKQKKILVGIFIGLGCTIVATIMLGGGYAYWITSQANIHSNVYIQGVDVGGMLPDEAALRLKNEMKNKLNEKELTLIFDDKSWSYPLESIRYDYDYDQAINKAWNLGRDGNIIQNAMKVRRLQEQAYHIELENCFEEDLIDKILDELENEINFEGKAATLERSSGEFVITAEIEGKKLRKEESREKMITALESGDISPLEISVDTLSVYPTKAELKLIDGIIGEFSTRFNAGDVGRTANLQRGAQSINGTLLLPDEEFSFNKTTGPRSAAAGYREAPVIVQGELVPGIGGGICQVSTTLYNAAIRSNLPIVERRNHSLPVSYVNLGHDATVSYGAIDLKFENHYDHPIYIESYIQGNRIFVNIYGNESSKIQRIDLASHVTEVIEPHIEEKQDEELYEGEIIVEQEPKRGYRVVTYKIYYENGREIKREEISRDYYRPVKGIKLVGVKPRPLHEQFEQHELIEYIHSQNQSESEIEM; encoded by the coding sequence ATGAATATATCAGAGAAACAAAAAAAAATACTTGTCGGAATTTTTATAGGATTAGGTTGTACAATAGTTGCAACCATAATGCTTGGAGGAGGATACGCTTATTGGATAACCAGCCAAGCGAATATTCACTCGAATGTCTACATTCAAGGTGTTGATGTCGGTGGAATGCTTCCTGATGAAGCTGCTTTGCGATTAAAAAATGAAATGAAAAATAAGCTGAATGAAAAAGAATTGACGCTAATATTTGATGACAAGAGTTGGTCTTATCCGCTGGAATCTATAAGGTATGATTATGACTATGATCAGGCGATTAATAAAGCGTGGAACCTAGGAAGAGATGGCAATATAATTCAGAATGCAATGAAAGTACGACGTCTTCAGGAACAGGCTTACCATATCGAGCTTGAAAATTGCTTCGAAGAAGATTTAATTGATAAGATTCTAGATGAATTAGAGAATGAAATTAACTTTGAAGGAAAAGCAGCAACATTAGAAAGGTCTTCCGGCGAATTTGTTATTACGGCAGAGATAGAAGGAAAAAAACTTAGAAAAGAAGAAAGTCGAGAAAAAATGATTACTGCTCTTGAAAGTGGAGATATAAGTCCTTTGGAAATAAGTGTTGATACATTAAGCGTATACCCAACAAAAGCAGAGTTAAAGTTGATCGATGGAATCATTGGAGAGTTCAGTACACGTTTCAATGCAGGAGATGTTGGCAGAACAGCAAACCTTCAGCGTGGTGCTCAAAGTATCAATGGAACGTTATTGCTGCCAGATGAAGAATTTTCGTTTAACAAAACAACTGGACCGCGAAGTGCGGCAGCTGGATATCGAGAAGCCCCAGTAATTGTTCAAGGAGAGCTTGTACCAGGAATTGGTGGTGGCATTTGTCAAGTTTCAACTACGTTATATAACGCTGCAATTAGATCCAACCTTCCAATAGTGGAAAGACGCAATCATTCTTTACCTGTCAGTTATGTTAATTTAGGACATGATGCGACGGTTTCTTATGGAGCTATTGATCTAAAGTTTGAGAATCATTACGATCATCCAATATATATCGAAAGTTATATCCAAGGAAATAGAATATTTGTTAACATATATGGGAACGAAAGTTCGAAAATACAAAGGATTGATCTTGCTTCGCATGTTACAGAAGTAATCGAACCACATATCGAAGAAAAGCAAGATGAAGAATTATATGAAGGTGAAATAATCGTCGAGCAAGAACCTAAAAGAGGCTATCGAGTAGTGACGTATAAAATATATTATGAGAATGGCAGAGAAATCAAAAGAGAAGAGATATCCAGAGATTATTATCGGCCTGTTAAAGGGATAAAACTTGTAGGTGTTAAGCCAAGACCTTTGCATGAGCAGTTTGAACAGCATGAATTAATTGAATATATTCACAGCCAGAATCAGAGTGAATCAGAAATAGAAATGTAA
- a CDS encoding ABC transporter ATP-binding protein, which translates to MILMGTMVEVKELTFAYDKKTILRALNLLITEGTFLSIIGPNGSGKTTLLKNIAKNLSPTTGSIMIDGENIELYPVKKLARKIAAVHQNPDINHQFCVQDIVMMGRHSYIKRFRAETEKDIKIVNMAMQETHVFHLRDRYVNELSGGEKQRVMIAKAIAQEPDVLLLDEPISFLDIHHQIEVLELLKKLNKEKKISIIVILHDLNMAARYSEEMLLLYRGDILTLGRTEEVLTVENLKKAYELEMVIDRNIYTGCLQVSPISTLKKKDKVKKLNVHIICGGGTGKRLIQKLYQENFALSVGVVNRGDSDWEVSTKLALNVIEEKPFEAISKKSLSLALKSAKNADVVILTSIPFGKGNLENLKIAEQQVVNKKPIIFFDQYPAGALMDFVEGEGRKRLASLLENGMIRVTNCEEIIHQLEVVLNEK; encoded by the coding sequence ATGATTTTAATGGGAACAATGGTCGAAGTAAAAGAGCTAACCTTTGCATACGATAAAAAAACAATACTGCGTGCATTAAATCTTTTGATAACAGAAGGAACTTTCCTTAGCATTATTGGGCCAAATGGGTCTGGAAAAACAACATTATTAAAAAATATTGCTAAAAATTTATCGCCTACTACAGGGAGTATCATGATTGATGGTGAGAATATTGAATTATATCCAGTAAAGAAATTGGCACGAAAAATAGCGGCTGTTCATCAAAATCCGGATATTAATCATCAATTTTGTGTGCAGGATATAGTAATGATGGGACGACATTCATATATTAAAAGATTTAGGGCAGAAACTGAAAAAGATATAAAAATAGTGAATATGGCTATGCAAGAAACCCATGTTTTTCATTTGCGTGATCGATACGTTAACGAGCTAAGTGGCGGTGAAAAGCAACGAGTCATGATAGCAAAAGCGATTGCTCAAGAGCCTGATGTCTTACTATTAGATGAGCCGATTTCTTTCTTGGATATTCATCATCAAATTGAAGTCCTTGAATTATTGAAAAAGCTTAATAAAGAAAAAAAGATATCCATAATAGTAATATTACATGATCTGAATATGGCGGCACGCTATAGTGAAGAAATGTTACTACTATATAGAGGGGATATTTTAACCCTTGGTCGAACAGAAGAGGTTTTGACGGTAGAAAACTTAAAAAAAGCGTATGAACTTGAAATGGTTATAGATCGGAACATTTATACCGGATGTTTACAAGTTTCACCGATATCAACGCTTAAAAAAAAAGACAAGGTTAAAAAACTCAATGTTCATATAATCTGTGGTGGTGGTACCGGAAAACGGTTGATTCAAAAACTATATCAAGAGAATTTTGCTTTGTCTGTGGGCGTTGTGAATCGTGGCGATAGCGATTGGGAAGTTTCAACAAAACTTGCTCTTAATGTAATTGAAGAAAAGCCCTTTGAAGCTATATCGAAAAAATCTTTATCATTAGCTCTAAAAAGTGCAAAGAATGCAGATGTCGTTATATTAACCTCTATTCCGTTTGGAAAGGGTAATCTAGAAAATTTGAAAATTGCTGAACAGCAGGTTGTGAATAAAAAACCGATTATTTTCTTTGATCAATATCCTGCGGGAGCACTTATGGATTTTGTAGAAGGGGAAGGTCGGAAACGTTTAGCTTCTTTATTGGAAAATGGGATGATAAGAGTTACTAACTGTGAAGAGATAATTCATCAATTGGAGGTGGTTTTGAATGAAAAATAG
- the cbiB gene encoding adenosylcobinamide-phosphate synthase CbiB: MIIISAFLLDWLLGDPENWPHPVRYIGKLITFLENKLRSEKQRTSKQEMLAGFLLTIMVIFITLVSTWLLQRLFSSVHIFLGVVFYTYLAYTTIAVTSLNTSAMNVYEKLCSQDIEGARYYLSMIVGRDTDRLDESEITKAVIETVAENYSDGVVAPILYLFIGGPLLALTYKAINTMDSMIGYKNEEYIFFGRFAAKLDDVANWIPARLSVLFLLIAIKIRGLNWRKSFKIMLRDRMNHSSPNAGYPESTIAGALGIQLGGDNYYFGKKISKPTIGDNETHVFKDMICKTTDIMRIASLLLVMFLGFLLIGIGGFRWSMVGMY, from the coding sequence ATGATTATTATTTCAGCCTTTCTTTTAGACTGGCTTCTTGGAGATCCAGAAAATTGGCCACATCCAGTAAGGTATATTGGAAAACTGATTACTTTTTTAGAAAATAAACTACGTTCGGAAAAACAGCGTACTTCTAAGCAAGAAATGTTGGCGGGCTTTTTATTGACTATCATGGTGATTTTTATAACATTAGTAAGTACCTGGTTATTACAACGATTATTTTCAAGCGTTCATATATTCTTGGGGGTTGTTTTTTATACATATCTTGCATATACAACCATTGCCGTTACAAGTCTTAATACATCGGCAATGAACGTATATGAGAAGTTATGTAGTCAAGACATTGAAGGTGCGAGATATTATCTTTCTATGATTGTTGGTAGAGATACGGATCGTTTAGATGAATCTGAAATTACTAAAGCTGTTATTGAAACAGTTGCAGAAAATTATTCGGATGGCGTTGTGGCTCCTATACTGTATTTATTTATTGGAGGTCCTTTGTTAGCATTAACATATAAAGCGATTAATACAATGGATTCGATGATTGGCTATAAAAATGAAGAATATATTTTTTTTGGCAGATTTGCTGCGAAATTAGATGATGTAGCAAACTGGATTCCTGCAAGATTATCGGTACTTTTTTTACTGATAGCTATTAAGATTAGAGGGTTGAATTGGAGAAAATCGTTTAAAATTATGCTGAGAGATAGAATGAACCACAGCAGTCCTAATGCCGGATATCCTGAATCTACGATTGCGGGAGCTTTAGGAATTCAACTAGGAGGAGACAACTATTATTTTGGCAAAAAAATTAGCAAACCAACAATAGGAGATAATGAGACGCATGTTTTCAAAGATATGATCTGTAAAACTACGGACATTATGAGGATAGCTTCATTATTACTGGTTATGTTTTTGGGGTTTTTACTGATAGGAATAGGGGGATTTAGATGGAGCATGGTGGGAATGTATTAA
- the cobU gene encoding bifunctional adenosylcobinamide kinase/adenosylcobinamide-phosphate guanylyltransferase, whose amino-acid sequence MDLNKPCISLVIGGTRSGKSKFGETLVSSYGKKILYVATSAVLDAEMSERVRRHKKDRPSDWITLEAYRDFDQNLPPYGDKVEGIFVDCITLMITRLMMEKEDTNWDAITQEELIKVEQDIHNETDKLLVSLKKIGKPAVLITNEVGCGIVPEHRMARDFRDIAGRINQKIAKDVMDVYWVVAGIPVKIKSADSSSDNVKTIDVYGGI is encoded by the coding sequence ATGGACTTAAATAAACCGTGCATAAGCCTTGTGATAGGTGGGACAAGAAGTGGAAAAAGCAAATTTGGTGAGACGTTAGTATCGAGTTATGGTAAAAAAATTTTGTATGTAGCAACATCAGCGGTACTAGATGCTGAAATGAGCGAACGAGTCCGAAGGCATAAAAAGGATCGGCCAAGTGATTGGATAACTTTAGAGGCATATCGTGACTTTGATCAGAACCTTCCACCATATGGAGACAAAGTGGAAGGCATTTTTGTGGATTGTATAACGTTAATGATCACAAGGTTAATGATGGAAAAAGAAGATACAAACTGGGATGCTATAACTCAGGAGGAATTAATTAAGGTAGAGCAAGACATACATAATGAAACAGATAAACTGCTAGTATCTCTTAAAAAGATAGGTAAACCAGCTGTTTTAATAACGAATGAAGTAGGGTGTGGAATAGTCCCTGAACATAGGATGGCAAGAGATTTTCGAGATATTGCTGGTAGAATCAATCAAAAAATTGCAAAAGATGTAATGGATGTTTATTGGGTTGTGGCTGGAATACCTGTAAAAATTAAAAGCGCTGATTCTTCCTCTGACAATGTAAAAACAATAGATGTTTATGGAGGAATATAA